TCGGCCGCACGCCACGGTCGAACCCGGCGACCTATACCGGCGCGTTCACGCCGATCCGCGAATGGTTTGCCGGCCTGCCCGAAGCCAAGGCGCGCGGTTATCAGCCGGGACGTTTCTCCTTCAACGTCAAGGGCGGACGCTGTGAAGCCTGCCAGGGCGACGGCGTCATCAAGATCGAGATGCACTTCCTGCCCGACGTCTACGTCACCTGCGACGTCTGCAAGGGCAAGCGTTATGACCGCGAGACGCTGGAGGTGAAGTACCGCCAGCGCTCCATAGCCGACGTGCTCGATATGACGGTCGACGAGGCCCGCGACCTGTTCCATGCCGTGCCGGCAATCCGCGACAAGATGGAAACGCTGTCGCGCGTCGGCCTTGGCTACATCAAGGTTGGGCAGCAGGCGACCACACTGTCGGGCGGCGAGGCGCAACGGGTGAAGCTGTCCAAGGAACTGTCGAAGCGCGCTACCGGACGGACTCTCTATATCCTCGACGAACCGACCACCGGCCTGCATTTCCACGATGTGGCGAAGCTGATGGAGGTCCTCCATGAGCTCGTCGAGCAGGGCAACACCGTCATCGTGATCGAGCACAACCTCGAGGTCATCAAGACGGCCGACTGGGTCATCGACATGGGGCCTGAAGGCGGCGACGGCGGCGGCACCATTGTGGCGCAGGGAACGCCGGAGACGATTGCCAAATCTTCGAGCAGTCATACGGGCAAATTTCTGGCAGAGGTCCTCGAGAGGCGCCCACTTCGCACACGCAAACAAGCGGCTGCGGAATAGCTCCGTGCCGCGATTTCGCCGTTTTTGCGGAATTTCGACCCAAATGTAACTAAATCCTTACCCTGCTGACGCCTTCGTCATGCTCCCCACGCATGACTGTCATACAGAATCTCCCCTGCCTGAAATCGAGGCAAAGGCCTATATGCTGCATCGCAACAAGGCGAGATCGGCAGCATCCGCTAAGCCCCTCGCCGTCAGGAGATTAAAATGATCGTCACGCATATCCTCGCTAAGATCCGCAGCTACCTGCGCTACCGCGACACCGTCCGCGAGCTTTCTCGTCTGTCGGACCGCGAACTCAACGATCTCGGCCTGTCCCGTTGGGATATCCCCTTCATTGCGCGCAAGCACACGAAGGTCGGCGCCTGATCGTCGGGATCACTCACAAGATCCTGGCTCGTAACGCCCGCCCGTTTGGCGGGCGTTCGTGTTTTGAGACTACGAACGCGCCGGATGCTCCCAGCGCGCCTTCAATAAGCCGTGACATCGCTGTTTGTCGCTGCCGCCGACAAAGCCCGGCTGATGTTACGGAGAACGACCATGACAAAGATATACGCTGTCGATGAAGCTGGCAGGCGCACGCTCATCCCATCCCGCCTGGTGGTCGTCGAGACAGCGGCTGGTGATCACATGAAGATCGAGGCCGGCATGCACCGCTTGGGAGAGGTCACGCTCTTAGCCGAGGCGGATCCGGCCCGCGCCGCGGTGCTGGCAGTGCGCAGCGGCGGTTGCAATGTCCTCCATATAACGCTCGAACGACTGAACAAATCTTGACGATGGCCAAGCCACCCGACACATAGGGCGGCATGACGCTTCAACCAACTCACATCATCGGCGGTGGCCTCGCCGGCTCCGAAGCCGCCTGGCAGATCGCCCAGTCGGGCCAACGCGTCATTCTCCATGAGATGCGGCCGACCACGGCGACGCCCGCCCACAAGGGCGAGGGCCTGGCGGAGCTCGTCTGCTCCAACTCCTTCCGCTCCGACGACGCCGAAACGAACGCTGTCGGCCTTCTCCATCAGGAGATGCGTGGGCTGTCCTCGCTCATCATGACAATGGCAGACCGTCACCAGGTGCCGGCCGGAGGCGCATTGGCCGTCGACCGTGAAGGCTTTTCCGCCGCTGTCACCGCCGCTCTCGCGAACCACCCGAATGTCCACATCGCCCGGGCAGAGGTCTCCGGACTGCCGCCGGAGGACTGGGGCGAAACCATCATCGCCACAGGTCCCCTCACCTCTCCGTCCCTGGCGGATGCCATCAGGGCGCTCACCGGCGAGGGGGAACTCGCGTTCTTCGATGCCATCGCCCCCATCATCCATCGCGATTCCATCAATATGGACATCGCCTGGGCGCAATCGCGCTATGACAAGGCCGGTCCGGGCGGCACGGGAGCCGACTATCTCAATTGCCCCATGACCCGCGAGGAATACGAGGCCTTCGTTGATGCCTTGCTCGCAGGTGAAACCAGCGACTTCCGCGAATGGGAGAAGGATACCCCCTACTTCAATGGTTGCCTGCCGATCGAGGTCATGGCCGCGCGCGGACGTGAAACGCTGCGGCACGGGCCCATGAAGCCGGTTGGCCTCACCAACCCGCGCAACCCCGACGAAAAACCCTATGCCATCGTGCAGTTGCGGCAGGACAATGCCCTTGGCACGCTTTTCAACATGGTGGGCTTCCAGACGAAGCTCCGCCACGGCGCGCAGGTGGATGTGCTGCGCATGATCCCCGGCCTGGAGCGCGCGGAATTCGCGCGTCTCGGAGGGCTGCACCGGAACACCTTCCTCAACTCCCCTAAGCTTCTCGATCCGCGCCTGCGCCTGAAGGCCCTGCCACGCCTGCGATTTGCCGGGCAGATCACCGGCTGCGAAGGGTATGTGGAGAGCGCAGCCATCGGGCTGATCGCCGGTCGGCTTGCGGCGGCTGAGCGCGAGGGGGGCGGCGAGATCACAATGCCGCCGGCGACGACCGCCCTCGGCGCCCTCATCAACCACATAACCGGCGGGCACATCGCGGCAATCGACGCTGGACCGCAGTCCTTCCAGCCGATGAACGTCAATTTCGGCCTGTTCCCGCCACTCGAAGGCGCGATCAAGAGCCCCGACGGCAAACGCCTGCGCGGCCCCGCCAAGGCCGTCGCCAAAAAGAAGGCGTTGACCGACAGGGCAAGGGCTGATTTTGCGCGCTGGCGAGCGACGTTGCCGGAACCTGCGGTGGCCGCGATCTGATCGATCAGCGGCGAAATTTAGAATGCGCCGCGTCTTGAGCCACTCCCGCCGTCATTCCGGGTCCTCCAGTGAGCGAGGAGCCGGACCCATAGGCACGGGACAAGAAGACACGCCGACTCAGAGGGTTTCCGGCTTGCCGTCGTGCTCGTCGATTCCGGGTTTGGGCTATCGGCTCGCCTCGGAATGACTAGGTGGCTCGGTATGAGATCAGCTAAGTTCTAGCGCAACCGCCGCGAAGCGCGCCACAGCAGCCATTGTTTGCGCCATTGCGGGAGGTCGACGATCGACCGATACGGGTCATAGTCGCGCCGCTCAAATTCCCTGAGATAAGCTGGTACAAGCATCGCCGGCAGATAAACCGGCCGGACGCGCGCCGGCACTTGAGCGAGCCCATCGAGGCCGGCGCGATAGTGCCGTTCCGCTAGACCGCGCATGGCTGCGATGACCCTCCCAAGGCCCGGCGTCCGCTCGCCGGCCAAGAGCTCCGATGCCGCCATCCCGGCTTCCGCCAGGATATCCGCCGGTACATAGACCTGACCGCGCCTGAGATGCCAGGGCAAGGCCCTGAGTAAACCGGTCACCGCCTGAGCCACACCGAGGTGCCCGGCGGCATCGGCCGCGCCCGCGTCGCCGCCATCGGCCAAGATCAGCGAAGCGAGCCGCAGCAGCGCCGAGCTGGTCTCCCCGCTGTAGCCCTCGAGATCGCTGGTCGGCCCCATCGGATCGTCATAGAGGTCGAAGATCCGCGCATCGATCAGATCAAGAAGGGCCTGCTGCGGTAGTCGGAAGCGCGCGACGGTCGCAAGCAGGGCAGCAACGACAGGATGGGCGGCGACATCGCCGCGCGCCTCCTCCTCACCAAGTGCATCCCGCCACCACTGGTAGCGAAGCTCCCCCGGCAGTGGTGAGTTCACCAATTCCCTGACGCGCGCGATTTCATGGCTGAAAGCGTAGAGCGCGAAGCAATAGCGCCTCTTGTCGGCCGGAATGAACAGGCCTGCGAGGAAGCGATCGATATCGTTGTCGCGGACGAGTTGCTCGCAATGGGAAAACGCTGGCGCCAGGGTAGTTTCGTCGCCCGGGCCAGCCCAGTCGGCCATCATGTCTAGCTTACCGCGATCAGCGCGGCCGCGACATGACGGTCTTCGGCGAGCAGTACGTTGTAGGTGCGGGCCGCGGCCCCAGTCTGCATGACGTCGACTTTAAGGCCCGCCTCGCTGAGGGCCTGCCGGATAGCGGGTGCCAGCGGAACCATGTCCGAGCCCGTACCTATCAACAGGAGTTCGATATCCGCCGCCTCGGCGATGACCGGCGCGAAATGGTCGATCCGAAGCTCATCCGCATCCGTGACCTCCCAGGCTTTGATGCCGGACGGCAAGGTCAGGATGGAGCCGCGGTGTGACATCTCGGCGAAGCGGAAACCGCCGTTGCCGTAGGCGTCGAGCTTGAAGCGGCCGGGAACGAAACCGTCGTAACGTCGGCTCTCGGCCATTACACTCTCCGTCAGGATGCCGGGCGCGGCGCCTTCTTGCTGTCGGATGCGGGCGCCGGAGCCGCCGGAGCTGGCGCGCGCGCACTGCGCATGCCGAGATAGATCAGCACAGGCGTGGAGACATACATTGCGGAATAGGTGCAGACGAAGACGCCGAACAGCATGACCTGCGCAAAGCCCTGAATGGCCTCTCCGCCGACCACCACCAGCGCGACCAGCGAGAGAATCGTCGTGGTCGCGGTCATCGAGGTGCGCGAGAGGGTAGAATTCACGGACAGGTCGAGCAGCTCCTCGATAGGCATGGTCTTGTATCGCCGCAGAAGTTCGCGCGTCCGGTCGAACACCACGACTGTTTCGTTCAACGAATAGCCCACGATGGTCAGAATCGCGGCTATCGAGGTCATATTGAACTCGATCTGCGTGATGACGAAGAACCCGACCGTCAGAAGGATGTCGTGCATCGTGCCGATGATGGCGCCGATGGCAAAGGTGAGCTCGAAGCGGAACCAGAGATAGGCAAGCACCGCGATGATGGCGAGCACGACGCCGAGCGTGCCGGATTGCACCAGCTCACCCGAAACGCGGGGCCCGACCGTCTCGACCCGACGGAACTCATAGTCCTTCTCGAACACATCACGCGTCTTCTGGACCACCGTTCCCTGTGCCTCTTCGCCGCCCTCCTGAATGGGGAAGCGAATTGACACACCGCCGGCATTGCCGAACTCCTGCACCTCCGGCGTGCCGAAGCCGAAGCCCTCGGCCGCCTCGCGGATGGCGCCGACATCGGCCTTGCCCGAGCGGGCCTGGATCTCGACGAGAGTACCGCCTTTGAAGTCGATGCCGAAGTTCAGCCCGATCGTCAGGGCAAGGATAACGGTGATAACCGATATCGCAGCCGAAAACGGGATCGTGACGCGCCGAAAGCGGACGAAGCGGAACTTTGTGTTGTCGGGGACGATGCGGATCAGGCGCACGCGCGAAAAGCTCCGGTTCAGAACGGCAGTTGTTTCGGCCTGGCGACGCGGTACCACAACGCGATCATCATGCGCGTCATGGTCACCGCGGTGATCACCGTGGTCAAAATACCGAGGATAAAGACGACAGCAAAGCCGCGCACGGGTCCTGATCCCAGGAAGAACAGGATCAAGGCGGCGATCAACATCGTGGAATTGGAATCGAAGATCGTCGCGAAGGCCCGGGTGAAGCCCGCATCGATCGCCGAGATGATCGACCGGCCGCCATGGGCCTCCTCCCTGATACGCTCATAGATCAGCACGTTGGAATCGACTGCGGTGCCGATGGTCAGCACGATGCCCGCGATGCCCGGCAATGTAAGCGTCGCGCCAAGCAATGACATCAGGGCCAGGATGAAGACCACATGGACCAGCAGGGCGATGTTCGCGAAAATGCCGAACAGGCCGTACGTCGCCAGCATGAACAACGCCACGAAGATCGTCGCGACGTAGATCGCCATGGTCCCGGCCTCGATCGAGTCCTGCCCGAGGCCAGGTCCCACCGTGCGCTCCTCGACGATCGTGAGCTTGGCCGGCAGGGCACCGGCACGCAGCAGCACTGCCAGATCATTGGCCTGCTGCACGCTGAAGCTGCCTGAGATCTGGCCCTGACCGCCCGTGATCGGGGTCTGGATGCGGGGCGCCGAGATCACCTCATTATCAAGAACGATGGCCAGGAGCCGCCCGACACCTTCCGACGTGGCTTGGCCGAACCGCTGCGCCCCGCGAAGGTTGAAGCGGAAGTTCACGATTGGCTGCGATGTCTGCGAATCAAAGGCGGGCTGGGCATCGGTCAGATCC
This portion of the Chelatococcus sp. YT9 genome encodes:
- a CDS encoding DUF1127 domain-containing protein; translation: MIVTHILAKIRSYLRYRDTVRELSRLSDRELNDLGLSRWDIPFIARKHTKVGA
- the trmFO gene encoding methylenetetrahydrofolate--tRNA-(uracil(54)-C(5))-methyltransferase (FADH(2)-oxidizing) TrmFO, whose protein sequence is MTLQPTHIIGGGLAGSEAAWQIAQSGQRVILHEMRPTTATPAHKGEGLAELVCSNSFRSDDAETNAVGLLHQEMRGLSSLIMTMADRHQVPAGGALAVDREGFSAAVTAALANHPNVHIARAEVSGLPPEDWGETIIATGPLTSPSLADAIRALTGEGELAFFDAIAPIIHRDSINMDIAWAQSRYDKAGPGGTGADYLNCPMTREEYEAFVDALLAGETSDFREWEKDTPYFNGCLPIEVMAARGRETLRHGPMKPVGLTNPRNPDEKPYAIVQLRQDNALGTLFNMVGFQTKLRHGAQVDVLRMIPGLERAEFARLGGLHRNTFLNSPKLLDPRLRLKALPRLRFAGQITGCEGYVESAAIGLIAGRLAAAEREGGGEITMPPATTALGALINHITGGHIAAIDAGPQSFQPMNVNFGLFPPLEGAIKSPDGKRLRGPAKAVAKKKALTDRARADFARWRATLPEPAVAAI
- a CDS encoding phytoene/squalene synthase family protein, with translation MMADWAGPGDETTLAPAFSHCEQLVRDNDIDRFLAGLFIPADKRRYCFALYAFSHEIARVRELVNSPLPGELRYQWWRDALGEEEARGDVAAHPVVAALLATVARFRLPQQALLDLIDARIFDLYDDPMGPTSDLEGYSGETSSALLRLASLILADGGDAGAADAAGHLGVAQAVTGLLRALPWHLRRGQVYVPADILAEAGMAASELLAGERTPGLGRVIAAMRGLAERHYRAGLDGLAQVPARVRPVYLPAMLVPAYLREFERRDYDPYRSIVDLPQWRKQWLLWRASRRLR
- a CDS encoding MTH938/NDUFAF3 family protein, whose product is MAESRRYDGFVPGRFKLDAYGNGGFRFAEMSHRGSILTLPSGIKAWEVTDADELRIDHFAPVIAEAADIELLLIGTGSDMVPLAPAIRQALSEAGLKVDVMQTGAAARTYNVLLAEDRHVAAALIAVS
- the secF gene encoding protein translocase subunit SecF yields the protein MRLIRIVPDNTKFRFVRFRRVTIPFSAAISVITVILALTIGLNFGIDFKGGTLVEIQARSGKADVGAIREAAEGFGFGTPEVQEFGNAGGVSIRFPIQEGGEEAQGTVVQKTRDVFEKDYEFRRVETVGPRVSGELVQSGTLGVVLAIIAVLAYLWFRFELTFAIGAIIGTMHDILLTVGFFVITQIEFNMTSIAAILTIVGYSLNETVVVFDRTRELLRRYKTMPIEELLDLSVNSTLSRTSMTATTTILSLVALVVVGGEAIQGFAQVMLFGVFVCTYSAMYVSTPVLIYLGMRSARAPAPAAPAPASDSKKAPRPAS
- the secD gene encoding protein translocase subunit SecD, with protein sequence MLRYSKAKIISILLLTLLGFAYAAPNLFSETTRERIAASVPSWIPAWIVPHRAMVLGLDLQGGSHVVLEVDENDLIRTQVNSLRDDVRRILRETRIAPQGGIVALPRGLQMRVPSEADRQRLLARLNELARPAGNAILGTPGNSTINVSEGADGLVQVTLTDVGVTDRVRRAVDQTIEVLRRRVDALGTTEPNIQREGAGRVLVQVPGLQDPQRLKEILGRTAKLQFRFIAEGGANPADVDMIPSRDNAGQPVPVERRVIVEGEDLTDAQPAFDSQTSQPIVNFRFNLRGAQRFGQATSEGVGRLLAIVLDNEVISAPRIQTPITGGQGQISGSFSVQQANDLAVLLRAGALPAKLTIVEERTVGPGLGQDSIEAGTMAIYVATIFVALFMLATYGLFGIFANIALLVHVVFILALMSLLGATLTLPGIAGIVLTIGTAVDSNVLIYERIREEAHGGRSIISAIDAGFTRAFATIFDSNSTMLIAALILFFLGSGPVRGFAVVFILGILTTVITAVTMTRMMIALWYRVARPKQLPF